The Phaseolus vulgaris cultivar G19833 chromosome 10, P. vulgaris v2.0, whole genome shotgun sequence DNA window TCCATTTGCGAATCTGAAACGAGTGGTCGATCCATTACCATGACCatgcctctctttgtctttaggctattttcatagcatttgcgggcctcttcttgatctgacttgatcacgatcaccttgccactaagatctagtagcttcatcttcatgtggcgcgtagAGGACACTACCCTTAATCTGTTTAAGGCAGGTCTGCCTAACAAAATGTTGTAAGCTGAGTTGGCGTTAActaccaagtaccggatgctctcggtgcGTGATGCCGCTCCATtagtgaacgtcgtcctcagctccaagtagccACGTACCTCTACTGGATtatctgcaaacccatataaacatccagtatagggtctcaaaaggtcgggggacaactgtagcttatTGAAGGTCAaccaaaacatgacgtctgcagaGCTGCCTTAGTCGACGAGGACCCTATGTACCTTCCTTCCTACCGTGACTATTGAAATGACCACTAGGTCattgtcgtgtgggacaacATCCCGCAGGTCAACCCTTGTGAAAACGAAGTCTGACTCCCATGGGTCGTCTGGAAATTCCTATGCAACCGAACTCACTGACCTCACATATTTCTTTCGTTAagaggcagtgggtcctcctcCAGAAAAGTCGCTAgagatggtgtgcacttctccgTGAGTTGGGACTTCGTGCGCTTGACCTTCCTCTGGCGTCGCCGCGGCTGTGGTCGCAGTGGTCCCAGCgagataatctttcaaaaaacCATTCTTTACGAGCTCATCCAACTAATAGCCTAGAGCtaagcagttgttaatatggtgtcTGAATgcttcgtgaaattcgcaccatgattccttgtgaggtcccagcaccttgtcagacttcaccggtggcctcaacctgtcaactatgttgggcacaacgatgaggtctttaagctccaccacaaagttgtgccttagAGGTTTATTgccctctctccttccttctgaTCGACCCCTAGGTTGGGTTCTCCTTGTCTCGCAGGTGCGCCTTCTATCTTGATTCTTCCTTTCTGTAGTGGCTTCGTGGACTCTAGCAGGCTGTGCGCGCATCTGCGCCCTTGGGCGTGTGGGCGCAGCAGTCGCACACTTCTCATATGCCTCGCCCTCAGAGGCAATGTGTTCCACCGCCCGACACCTTACTTCAGCAAAAGTTTTGGGGCGGCTGCGATTGAGCGACTTGCTAAAAGACCCAGGACACACCCCCTTCCTGAATGCATACACGATCATGGGTTCTTCTGTGGTACCCACTttcaccacctgcgccccgaagcggcttatgtactcttttagggtctccccttgatactgcttcacgtcgaatAGGTCGTATGAGACTGGGGCtggggccctgttggctaaatactgctctctgaatagcCGCGAAAGCTGtgcgaaagacgtgatgtgaccctctggaaggctgatgaaccagtccatggccatcccagttaaggtgctcataaagagcttgcaccttacggcaTCAAAACtgcctaccagcatcatctgtgtgtggaacgtagTGAGGTGTGCCTcgggatcctccatccctgtgaaggttactTTGGTTCccgtgaacgtgttggggattgcTGTCTCTAGGATTGCTTGTGAGAATGGTGTTGAGAATTCCCTGGGTGGGGTGGCAGTCTCAGGTTCATCTACGTCGTGCCATCCACGGTGTAACTCCTCATTGGCgcggtggagctcatcgtttctcgcctgagatgttgtgagatccgcctgcatgcgttcttgctccgctttcgatgctgccattgcttcctgcaacccttgcatcatgcccatgagttgttgcatggtcatctcttcactcctagcacGTGCGGGCCTCATGTTCGTGGTTTCTGGAAGCTTCCTTGACTATCTGTGATTTTGggaactggaactgaaaaactgtgtagtgggactgatgttttatatcggccccgcggtgggcgccaaatgttcctgccggttgaccagggtcgtctttgcgcgtggcttgtccttgcgagctagggcaccttcgttatgCTCCTTCTgtgatacctgaaaagaagtgaacaaaggggcgccctcgcggccatttgcactccgacgatcaagtcagctagcgagaaacatcaaaggtgacacaccctctgaaggtggtcgaaaactATACTGAATAAccaaactgtgttgccctaatcgtcttttgctcacagtgggtgcgcagcgaaaaaaactagggtttgtgctctgtgtaaagctacgagaattaggtcaaaactcgaaTCCCTTTTCAAAcgccccaaggtccctttttatacacctctcgcatttaaaacgcgttaaagcgcattgaaagcgtataaaaacattccttggaacgttcgaatcttaactaaatcaacgcgtaccttagcgaacttttaggaaggccttgatGTTTTCAGTGCTCATTGTcgcgtgttcttctgacttgatcgcgaCCTTTCGTGGAGGGCCCTACAGCGCCGTAACCTaacttagggttaatccatcgtgtaagccctcctttctcgaagtgcatttggcgcaagggggtgactttctggatgccaactcatgcgccccaacttctagtcactcgccttgggagtgtatctacctttctctcataccatgcacgtggttctcccctgggcgtggccccctcatgggtcgtatctgtcccagggtttcCCAGCGGTGGTGTGGGTACTTCGCGAGttaggttactccctactggtcCAAGGActgtggccttgaagccacctccCTTCTTCTTTTGTCACTGTTCTGAACTGgcgaggcccgaagcctccttgTGATGTTTTAGCTTAGcgatgccttaacctggcgacgccttccttAGGCGACGCCTCCTTCTGGCGATGCTTCAAgcggtcaatctgttgactttcttccttggacccctcgaggggtcccaccatacgttgactttgacttttggtcaacgcctggggacgggacggtacaataggtgaggcctaatcacttgATCTAGTGGAATTTTGAAGACTAAGTGTCTATCCTAAAGAGGTACAAACAAGAGTGAGATTGGCGCAATAATTTGGCGGCAATTtactcattcattaatcttgaatttacatgacccaagcACCTCATTATATAGCAACTGAGGGCTGGATTTGAAcaagagaattggagggaaattcaaacgAAACATAGCTTGAAGTTGGCGCCTAAATGAACCACATGGAAGGCATGATGAAGCTTTGAACATGCACTTCCTAATGGGCTTTTCTGCCATCTTTGAACATATATTGGGAGGTTTCTTTGCCATCATTAGCTGTATTCCAGTGCTCTTGAATCTTCTTTGCCATAACTTTAGTAATTGGTCAtgatcttctatttgttgggcttgtacttgggcttgggcctcttccatcacaggGTCCATGAAAGAATTGATGACCTGCAACCTCAACTTCACGACTTCTAGAAATtgtatcattattattatttttgagacattattataaaattatatatatatatatatatatatatatatatttgtaccGCTGCTATATTTCTTACGTGTGTAATTTATCGATCAATTTTGCTAgaacatattaaaatttattgtatttctaATTTTCTGGAGACACTTTTTTACCTTGacgcaataatttttttttaacttaatcaaataaaatttgACAATTATACATATGTTCCGACAAGTTTACATAATGCATATTCCtctaaaatgagtttttacaccagattgaaaataatgtttcaattacaaacaatataatacacaaataaattaatcacaaatatttttctattatttttaaatataagatatttttctattatttttaaatataaggacaaatttataattttactttttatcacTAAAAGAAATACAAATTCGATTACATTTATCTCATCACTCATaaacttttataaactttttattcatttttcttctatttatcttaatccataaaatcttttttttatattttatcctaAAATCTTCTCAAAGTTCCTAATACaaacaaaagataaaattagCCTATCACATATAATTACCTAAGTTGAGGTGGTTAAAAATAACCTTAGGTTTTGAATTTatgagaaataataataataaataagattTTTGTTGGATATAAAAGCTAAATTATAGATAGTGGACAGGACAAAAGCCAACATATCTTATTTATGGGCAGAGTATACGAAGAGCCATATAAAGTTTTGCAGAAAGAAGATTGAGAAGCCTGAACTGACAATGTCACAGTGTCTCTGTACGCAAGCTCGTGAGAGAGAGAATTTCAGAACATCTAGCTATGTAGGTAGAAACCGTGTCTGCATATAATTTTGTCTATATTTATGCACAGACTGAGGCATGGCAACACAATTGACAACTTAAATATTGTACCTTAATACTGtcatgtttttaattattttcatactaATTGGCTTAATAACTGCTTGCAACTAGTGTCTGGTGTGTATGAGAGAATTTCTCCTAAATATTCTACTTTGTTTCCATAAAGTGAAAAACCTCTGATGAACATAATAATTTTTGGTTGCCATCAAAGTAGCTTAACGTAACTATTCAATACCATCCCTTTTACTTAGTATTTCTTGGTGcgttttataaatatattctttGGTTAATAACTTGCTTGAAATCACTTCAAATCTATCTTAATTGCTGCTTCTTTGAGTTGTCTTCATTATTATAGCTCCCAGAATATTCTCTTTGAGTTGCTTTCATTTTTGCCACCATCTCCTTCATTGTGTTGGTTGTGACATTGTGTGTTTAGTCTCACATTTACTATACATTTGATCAATAAGGAATCTGTATAAAACCTAAAGTCAAATTAATTTGAGATAAAACTAAAATCTAAATTTGAATTACAACAAATTCTACATTTCAATTGTTGGACTAGTAGCATTGCCACACACATGTTCTAAGGCCATAGATGCATAGATGTGAGGATGTCTTTGTGATCATTCCTAATTAATCTTAAGTTTGTATATGTTAGATAGATGTAATTATAATTGtaattcataataaataaatacttttaaagatataaatcatgtttatattaaattgtgattaaaaatttctttttttaaataatcgtTTGGAACATGAATATGATCTCATTTATATactgtaaaataatttttatcgaTTACAATCTTCAATATATCCTTCACActaatgcatatatatatatgaagcgtaaaattaaatatttatgtacaataataaataatacaattaagataattttttgatattatattaaaaaataaagttaaaccTTCAAACTGACTTAAACTTATAATGTGAACATTATATATAAAATCTTCACCAAGTTTAATAAAATCGAATAATTCTTTTTATCTAATTGcagaaaatatataaacaaaacaaaaaaaaatacctcaacgaaaaaaaaatgtgtaaattcaattgagaaaaaatgttaatttagtTTTCTAATTTAAGaactataatttataatatataatatatgagtAAATGTTTCAATTTATTTCTAGGACACTAGACTGCTAAAAAGTCGTCAGCTAGTTTAAATTGGCTAATTCTATCAGCCTATTGGCCAAGATATTGgtctaaaagaaatcaaataTTGATTGAAATATGTGAAAGAAACTTTAGATAAACAATCTATGATGGAATAATACTAAACATAGTAGAAAGAGATTTGGTTGCAACATGAAAATATATGATTAGAATGCTAAAGTGAGGGCCACTTTGGGAGCATGCAACACAGAACCAGAACCACTCAGCAAACTTATGAGAGATACcctaccaataaaaaaattataaaattatatgttattattattctGTGCATAAAACACAACACATACATGAATGAACGAGGGTTGCATGCACACACAGACCATTATGACTCTAGCTAGCTAGATGCTAGCTATTCGCTACTCAGCATCTGAAAAATAGCTCCAATTTACCATCACATTGAAAGTCAGTCATACAAAATGAATTATTACTATATCCATTGCTCCAATAGGAagctaaattttaaaatttgttctcTTTGTTTGCAAAATTAATTGAATGTTGTATTAAACTTTTCTCTAAAATACTTTAATTAGTTAACAAGTTTTTGCTAAAAgaattagtaaatatttaaaatgaacgatataaaatttattcataatcCGATTGAatagtataaaaaaatcatgacTCCTACTCCActattttaacttaaaatagTATATGGATCATCTTAAAACAACAGTAGAAATTTCTATTAAATTTATCATATCGAACTATAGTTTAGCTAATTTCTTAAAGTGTGTAAAAGAGTTGAAAtattttacaagaaaaaaatggtATTTAATTAAATCATGTCAATCAGTAACAACTTTATTTAATCCTGTAATAacataaattcaaatttaatgtaGAAAGTGTAACAGTCATTTCCTATCATATCTCTTTATAATAAGAATCCTACTTATTTGTTtagaaaaatattcataaattcttaatttaataaataaatgtttaattttttttattagattgCCTGAAATTGTCTTCACATgacactttattttatttttcttcaaaaaataaacacaaaaaatattttaatcacaCTTTTATTTTTAGGGTATTAATGAGTACAGTATAACAAAAATTGTATATTTcgtttttaatataaaaattatgttaatagtttttattaaaataaaaattaatattaatatgtaattaattttaaaaatatttaaaacaataaatttccaaagcaaaaaacaaaagtaaatttttttaatatatattaatattaatttttcgTTGAATAAACACGATAATTACTAAAGGTAGAATCCATGTTCAATGACcttaaatatcaaacaaaattaaaaaagttaaatatttttatatatttttattatattaaaaataaaatataactgaataaattatcttaattttacaatttaattaaGAAAAGATGTAAATCATAATTTTCACACCTTTTTAAACTAAAGTATTAATATTTTGATGTTAAAAGAGGAAAAGGTTGGTATTTGGGCAGAAAATATATTATAGCACTATGGGTAGAAGAATCCTATAAGGGGATGATGTGTATGGGGCCAGTTTGTTGGAAGTGACAGATGATGTTTAAGTAGGAGAGTCCAGAAAGGACATGCCACGCCCTCCTTAATCTGTTACTTGACATGAGAGTTGGGAGTGACATTGAGGTTCACGGGCTCGGTTCCAGTTACCAAACAGCACAACTGCTTCAAATGTAAATGAAATTCTGATGCCAAATATTCCATGCATCACCATATCGTACAAACACCCTTTGTCTCTTTTCCTCACATGATGGATTTAGCCACCAATATATCTGCACATACAAACAAATCACCCAAAATGCATCACAGACAAACAATTAGATCATTTGCACTTAgactacattttttttattcatataccATATCATTTGTCCATTTCAAATAGGGTTTCCGGTTTTTAACTAAAACCTTTATGCCTAAAAGTAAGACCTCTTTAAAGATAGGTAAGcaacttttttaatattaactattaataaatacataaatatttagtttttttaagtGCAAGTTAATCTGTTATTAttgatttgagaaaaaaaaattattatgtgtTGGATTAAGTCGTTTCACCACTTCAAATGAAAAAGTTGTGTTAGATACACACGATTTTTGTTATAAGGAATTCAAAAATAAAGTCGTGCCCTTGTCCCATTATTTTAGTATAAATATTGTGCAGAAATCGTTTGTTGACTGAAGGAATTTGATTAAGTAGgtgtttatgtttaattaaagCCACGTAAACACAGcttcaatataaattaatacaattaaAGTCACAAATCACTCACACAACTTCTTCACTTAAAATCGTGTGTCATTGAtaggatttttttatttaaaatcgtGTCATGTCACAAGACTTGATCAAATACGTAAGTTTAATGGTAACATGTAACGATGACTAATTTCACAGCTTTATCtcgtatattttttttaaatgatgtgtacaccttttaaaatatttattgattaaatatttaattaaaaagtatttattaaatttatgataattttacacgattttaatataatttaaaaaatatatataataattttttaataaaaaattatctaatatGAATtacactatttaaaaaaaagctaaatattttgaatctataaaatattggaaaatgttttttttttcataaaaattatgTTACGTGAGGTTAGTTTAATAGACTGAAAAATAGGTAGGTTGTAATTATTCTTATATTACATGTTATCATTCTAAAAGTACTATTGTGTAAAATACGAgagaatctaaaataaatatgatgaaggaaagttttaaaagaagataattcctttttttttatatatgcgaaaaaaataaataaatgagctTAACTAATACTTCTGTCCCAAAATTGGTACAGTTTAAAAAATcatgttaaaaataataattaatgcaTAATTTGCTAAAGCAATTTTACTCGATAACACCAGACTCGCCTACTAGAGAATTGGTTAGTCTTTGATATTTGCATCCTAAACCTCGATGTTGGAGATCGGGATCGAACCCCACTAGTAGGAGAAGAAAGATCGGACATCGGTCGTCAGGACGTTGTAGAGGGCCACATAAGGTGGGTCCTAGAGTTTTgttaagataacagttaaagacaagagatgtgtgggaagcctaagtcacgagggatccatgcacgtggtgtgtatgacACATGAAGGCGCAGTACGTGTGAATAATCCTAGGGGGCATTAAcacccattagggttagggtttccaaggaagctgcatgcatggcacgtgaatacttagggcacccacaaagCAGATGGCGCTAGAGAATAGGTGCATAAGTTGGTACGCAAGCGGCCACTCTGccaggttgcactccagttaagggaagtccatgtgccagatacgttaagattctatgaatagcggcgcaagtgtaggaactaattgaaggaaataagagaagacaaaaggttgtagcaactgattgaacgtaattgcacaaaattgcaaaactgatcttcttcattttgatttactcaatcatatatataataaaattacaattaccggaagctataaaataggaatactaacaggcctgtaaattgaccattaatgcaatataacggtaaaataatttaagtgtaataaaatctgaattaataataataaaatttgtgtCGGGGACTTCATTGTCAAAGAACTTGCCACGTCAAACTTGTGCCTTTCGCAAAGAACCCCAAGCGTGCCTGTGAAACACaacaaacggcgcctctagcggccgattgcactccgatgctcaagtcagtcacaaaaccaccaaagaactaagtACGATGAATCTCTGGAAGACTCGTGCACATTCtgtgattctctctctctctctctctctgtgttaACGGGTAACTTATATGAATGAAATCTTACCTCTGCATGAGCGTGGGGGCCTTTATATACCCTGCGGCACGCCTAAGTTAGTTACATGCGAAGTAACTTCGCATGTTTCTCTCGCTGGATGTCTCGTACAACCTCAGTGTGAATACCAGGTGTGGCCTGGCTAGCGCACGTACCAGGTGTTACCTGCTGTCCCACCGTGATCACCCCTGCATTGCTTCATGCACGTTATGGGTTAGAGAGCACCAACCACCGACTGGCTGTTAGCTCCCTTAGGCCACTTTCGTGCGCAGTACTATGAAGCACCTGATCTTCTCCTTCTTCCACTACTCTGCCGTACAAGACTCATACGCAACACTCTCGTTGGGAACTGCCTATCGCTCCTAGCCTGCCTGTGCGTGGCGCGATGACCGATCGTCTCATCTAAACGATGATCGCGCATTCCGTCTGACAACCGATCACCCCCGGGTAACCCTCTCAACGACACACCACACATCAGCTTCCCTGGCCCACGTGTGCCACTAAGAATGGTCCACGTGGCTACCTACTGCTGACGTCACCGCCAACCGACCACCGACCGGATCAATAACGGTAAAATAATTTAggtgtaataaaatttgaattaataataataaaatttgaattaataaccaacatcctcccttaattctgatttggaacaaccttcccaatttgagtcatgatattgtttttctcaatcgccatcaattcttcattcatagccttttgccatttggggtgttgaatggcaTCGGCAAGTCTCACAGGTTCTGATTCTGCAAGAAAAGCGAAGTGAACCAAATatccattgtcatcaacttcatcatcaagatttacttcgcaatCTTGAAGATGTACAGGTTGTCGTTGCTGCTTTCTTGGTCACTCCATCATAATTCCAATTGGagttgcaacttcaggttgaattacagcttcaggttgaactgcaggtgcttcaacagtgactccatcttccacatcatcgttcaaaacataaatatatcattttttttgaatccatttcagttgttgcattccatttccattcctcatcttcggcaaatgtaacatcacgactgaTAATCActttctttgtcattggattgtacaatttgtatcccccatgcttatatccaatgaaaatggtcttcactgccttatcatccaacttcgatcttgctgccttagggacatgagcataagtaattgacccaaataccttcaagtgttgcacattgggtttgaatccactccatgcctcaatcggagttatgttaggaacactccgagtgggtgatctgtttatcaaatatccacacatgttacggcctcagcccaaaaataatttggcataccttttgtaccgtcctggtagtcggaagtgatgacgtggcagcgagctattatgtaggcgtgttgagcagggcccatggctggcagaagggaaggaagtcggggggctcgtgtggtcgccaattattaagttggcgtgctccgggCTCGtgttgagatgaagtcgccggatgcgaacccaaacgacctagtggttagagatcgctgaaacaaggacatcgccgaagacgaagtcagatggtcatttcctagctagccagaggacgAGGTCGGGAggcagcttacctgaacatacacggtgaagcaagtaaagtagatcatgaaggcggccggcgagaccacagggaaggtgtgtacgaaggcacccgaactcgccactcagaagagatcacgctccaaggcagctatgcactgagttgcttcatgcataagtaacttagccaaaagcctgaagaataagaagtggcgcccaagtcaaggatgctccagatggtaacacgtgtacagctggatgcgaaccgcgtgtccagatgtgtaactgtcaggagagagaaagtgcacaggtatataagagattctaacgaacttctgaggtacgcacgtttagattacttctttacgcttgcgagaacttgagtacactgagagagaattttgcacggttccttagagttcttaagttttctcttagtattttgctgtaactgagagggcggtaagtgtggtgctcgcccaagaccaggaCCAGGCttagaagcctatttatttcgtcagcaaggtgctgcagggcccggaggtgaggtatcaggccttggagaaagccgcgctggctgtggtattatcggcgaggaggttgcgccactatttccacagttttacaatactggtgatgaccgacttgcccatccagaaggttctaaagaagcccgatgtagctgggaggatggtgaagtgggcggtggagctgtcggagttcgatatcaagtatgagccccgaggtacGATAAAGGGGTAGATCTTCGCTGACTTCATGGTCGAACTCTCTTCAGAAGcggcacgagttgagggggatgatttccgttgggtgctctcggtggacgggtcgtcaaaccagcagggaagcggtgctggagtcatcttggaagggcccaacggtgtgctgattgagcaatccctgaggttcgccttcaaagccagcaacaatcaagcagagtatgaggcattgatcgccggaatcttgctggctaaagagatgggagcaagggtgctgatggctaagaatGACTCACTGCTGGGATcatgggctgaggaggtaccccgtatagtctgggcataccacaccaccgagcagtcaggaacacatgagaccccgtttagcctggtctatggatgcgacgcaatgattccagtggaaatccaggagagctcgccgagattccagaattttgtagcggaagactcgaacgaggaaagaaggctgaatctggatttgctggatgaggtcagggaggaggcgagagtaaaggctgaggcagtga harbors:
- the LOC137815020 gene encoding uncharacterized protein, with translation MRPARARSEEMTMQQLMGMMQGLQEAMAASKAEQERMQADLTTSQARNDELHRANEELHRGWHDVDEPETATPPREFSTPFSQAILETAIPNTFTGTKVTFTGMEDPEAHLTTFHTQMMLVGSFDAVRCKLFMSTLTGMAMDWFISLPEGHITSFAQLSRLFREQYLANRAPAPVSYDLFDVKQYQGETLKEYISRFGAQVVKVGTTEEPMIVYAFRKGVCPGSFSKSLNRSRPKTFAEVRCRAVEHIASEGEAYEKCATAAPTRPRAQMRAQPARVHEATTERKNQDRRRTCETRRTQPRGRSEGRREGNKPLRHNFVVELKDLIVVPNIVDRLRPPVKSDKVLGPHKESWCEFHEAFRHHINNCLALGY